A genomic stretch from Thermostichus vulcanus str. 'Rupite' includes:
- a CDS encoding GlsB/YeaQ/YmgE family stress response membrane protein: protein MNGTLWFLLIGAIAGWLAGTIRRGYGFGLIGNIVVGVCGAFFGGFLFDLLGFTATGLLGSLLMATIGALVLLALISFVRRA, encoded by the coding sequence ATGAACGGCACACTGTGGTTTCTACTAATTGGGGCCATCGCTGGTTGGCTGGCTGGGACTATTCGGCGCGGCTACGGCTTTGGTCTGATCGGCAACATTGTTGTTGGTGTTTGTGGAGCTTTTTTTGGGGGCTTTCTCTTCGATTTACTCGGCTTCACAGCCACGGGCCTGTTGGGAAGTTTGTTGATGGCCACGATTGGGGCGTTGGTTTTGCTGGCTTTGATCAGCTTTGTTCGTCGGGCCTGA
- the sbcD gene encoding exonuclease subunit SbcD encodes MVKLLHLSDIHLGSGLAHGYINPATGLNTRLEDFVGSLRRCIDHALDHEVDLVLFGGDAFPDATPPPLHQELFAQEFRRLADAGIPTVLLVGNHDQYGQGQEGTSLAIYRALGVSGFIVGDRLQTHWIETRSGPVQVTTLPWLNRSTLLTQQESLGLNAEILAHQLLQRLHLALEGEIRTLQTGIPAILLAHVMVETARYGAERHLSVGKGFTVPLSLLARPAYQYVALGHVHRHQVVSRDPLMIYPGSIDRVDFGEEKEEKGCVLVEVTPSGASYEFLPLPTRPFHTIRLDFSGDPSQEIQAKLLAAIAKAPVAGSILRLIYRLRPDQMDCIEERALHTALAPAFSYTIAPEVIGPNRTRLPGLDPNQLEPLTTLEQYLSSRSDLAPLRNDLLAAARQLLEESTDLLQECDWDPSLEELEAADTIQEVIQPEGQQLRLL; translated from the coding sequence ATGGTGAAGCTGCTGCATCTTTCTGATATTCATCTGGGCAGTGGCCTAGCCCACGGTTACATTAACCCCGCCACTGGCCTCAATACCCGTTTGGAAGATTTTGTCGGATCCCTGCGTCGCTGCATCGATCATGCCCTTGACCACGAGGTGGATCTGGTGCTGTTTGGCGGAGATGCCTTTCCCGATGCCACCCCACCCCCCTTACATCAAGAACTCTTTGCCCAAGAATTTCGCCGCCTGGCCGATGCCGGGATCCCGACGGTCCTTTTGGTGGGCAACCATGATCAATACGGACAAGGACAAGAGGGCACCAGTCTGGCCATCTATCGGGCTTTGGGGGTATCTGGGTTTATTGTGGGCGACCGGCTGCAAACCCATTGGATTGAGACCCGCAGCGGCCCTGTGCAGGTCACCACCTTGCCTTGGCTGAACCGCTCCACTCTCCTGACTCAACAGGAGAGCTTGGGGCTGAATGCAGAAATCCTTGCCCACCAGCTGCTCCAGCGCCTCCACCTAGCCCTGGAAGGGGAGATCCGTACCCTACAGACCGGGATCCCGGCCATTTTGTTGGCCCATGTGATGGTGGAAACGGCTCGCTATGGGGCTGAGCGCCATCTGTCGGTGGGCAAGGGGTTTACAGTACCGCTGTCGCTGCTGGCTCGTCCTGCTTACCAATATGTGGCCTTAGGTCATGTGCATCGTCATCAGGTGGTGAGCCGGGATCCCTTGATGATCTATCCGGGTAGTATTGACCGGGTGGATTTTGGCGAAGAAAAGGAAGAAAAAGGCTGTGTCTTGGTGGAGGTCACCCCCTCAGGGGCCAGCTACGAATTCCTGCCTTTGCCGACTCGCCCCTTCCATACCATTCGTTTGGATTTCAGCGGGGATCCCTCGCAGGAGATTCAAGCCAAACTCTTGGCGGCCATTGCCAAGGCACCTGTAGCCGGATCCATTCTGCGGCTGATTTATCGGCTGCGCCCCGACCAGATGGACTGCATCGAGGAAAGAGCCCTGCACACCGCCCTCGCCCCCGCCTTCAGTTACACCATTGCCCCAGAAGTGATTGGCCCGAACCGCACCCGCCTACCGGGATTGGATCCCAACCAGTTAGAACCCTTAACCACACTGGAACAATATCTGTCCAGCCGCAGCGATTTAGCCCCATTGCGCAATGATTTGCTGGCCGCCGCCCGTCAGTTGCTGGAGGAATCGACGGATCTCTTACAGGAATGCGACTGGGATCCCAGCCTAGAGGAATTGGAAGCCGCAGATACTATTCAAGAAGTTATTCAACCGGAAGGGCAGCAGTTGCGGTTGCTCTAG
- the gltB gene encoding glutamate synthase large subunit, translated as MNLHHSQIKVPILDESWHVQERDACGVGFLVDQRGRASHDLLQKTLAALTCMEHRGGCGGDNQSGDGAGITTAIPWALLQAEVGSLDPIHSAVGMLFLPQDPAECQAVRNLIDGYLAGTEWRPVAWRQVPVDPEQLGPMARQTMPSIWQLILAHPSLSGDALEHQLYLLRRRLRRQVEAQFGFYSLYFASLSCRVIVYKGMVQSAVLGQFYRDLQNPLYTTAYATYHRRFSTNTLPRWPLAQPFRYLCHNGEINTYLGNVNWMAAREQTLSHPIWGEEVEDLKPIIDPGTSDSAGLDAVFELLIESGYSSQQAMMVLIPEAYRHQPELQDHPEVVDFYEFFAGLQEPWDGPAMVVFCDGKTIGATLDRNGLRPARYALSRDGILAVGSEAGVVDLPEAEILEKGRLGPGQMLTVDLQSGQICKNWDIKTQVAAQHPYGDWLKAHRVTLDAQDFETTPCLSEEQLLQAQTAFGYSLEDVEMIIEEMAATGKEPTFSMGDDAPLAVLSTQPHPLYDYFKQRFAQVTNPAIDPLRESLVMSLDVYLGSKGNLLEIRPEHARLLQLRSPVLNEAELEALQHTPFPCQTLAILYPVADGPQGLKTRLGSLCEQAVAAVQSGAEILILSDRGLSAEQALVPPLLAVGAIHHHLIERGLRLKTSLVVDTAQCWSTHHFACLIGYGASAICPYLAYESVRQWWHKPKTQTQMGSGKLPQLSLAEVQLKYRAGIEAGLLKILSKMGISLLSSYHGAQIFEAIGLSPEVIDIAFRGTVSRVGGMTLADLAREGMLNHQRAFPELSVKKLENFGFIQARPKGEYHINSPEMAKLLHKAIESGQPSHYETYRAHLRSRTPTALRDLLEFNPDRDPIPLQEVEPASEIFKRFATGGMSLGALSREAHETLAIAMNRIGGKSNSGEGGEDPERYLMITDVTADGTSLRFPHLKGLKVGDNASSAIKQVASGRFGVTPEYLINAQQIEIKVAQGAKPGEGGQLPGKKVSPYIAKLRRSKPGVTLISPPPHHDIYSIEDLAQLIFDLHQVNPEAKVSVKLVSEIGIGTVAAGVAKANADIIQISGHEGGTGASPLSSIKHAGVPWELGLAEVHSALLENGLRDRSILRVDGGIRTGWEVVMAAMLGAEEFGFGTVAMIAEGCIMARVCHTNNCPVGVTSQKEELRKRFPGTPDHVVTFFSFVADEVRQILAQLGYRSLKEVIGRVDLLCPRADAVLEKTQSLNLDGLLEIPATDARTLPDWLDHEPVHSNGPVLDDEILAKPEIQKALQTCGTATLETPIRNTDRCVGGRIAGAIARLHGDTGFAQQGGQLDLRFVGSAGQSFGAFTLAGIRLTLIGEANDYVGKSMCGGEIILLAPSDAQRDPSENVILGNTCLYGATGGYLFANGQAGERFGVRNSGAQAVIEGSGDHCCEYMTGGVVVVLGRVGRNLGAGMTGGLAYVLDEQGNFPAKVNGEIVRIQRVQTAAAEAQLKGLIQEHYRFTHSPKAERILQDWESYLPQFWQVVPPSEEGTELTDLTQAKTTVVSS; from the coding sequence ATGAATCTTCATCATTCCCAGATTAAAGTTCCCATCCTGGACGAAAGCTGGCATGTTCAAGAACGGGATGCCTGTGGAGTAGGGTTCTTGGTGGATCAACGGGGAAGAGCCAGCCATGATCTGCTGCAAAAAACCCTGGCGGCCCTCACCTGCATGGAACATCGGGGAGGCTGTGGTGGTGATAACCAAAGCGGGGATGGAGCGGGCATTACGACAGCAATCCCTTGGGCATTGCTCCAGGCAGAGGTGGGATCCCTGGATCCCATCCACAGTGCGGTGGGAATGCTTTTTTTGCCTCAGGATCCAGCCGAGTGTCAAGCAGTTCGGAACCTGATTGATGGCTATTTGGCCGGCACGGAATGGCGACCTGTGGCTTGGCGGCAAGTACCGGTGGATCCAGAACAACTGGGGCCGATGGCGCGGCAAACCATGCCCTCCATCTGGCAGTTGATCCTCGCCCACCCCAGCTTGAGTGGGGATGCGCTGGAGCACCAACTGTATCTGTTGCGGCGGCGGCTCCGGCGGCAGGTGGAGGCTCAGTTTGGCTTCTACTCCCTCTACTTTGCCTCCTTGTCCTGTCGGGTCATCGTCTACAAGGGCATGGTGCAATCGGCAGTCTTGGGTCAGTTTTACCGGGATCTACAGAATCCCCTCTACACCACTGCCTATGCCACCTACCATCGCCGGTTCAGCACCAATACCCTGCCCCGCTGGCCCTTAGCGCAGCCCTTCCGCTACCTCTGCCACAATGGCGAAATCAACACCTACCTGGGCAACGTCAACTGGATGGCGGCCCGTGAGCAAACCCTTTCCCACCCGATTTGGGGCGAGGAGGTAGAAGACCTGAAACCGATTATCGACCCGGGCACCAGCGACTCAGCCGGACTGGATGCGGTGTTTGAGCTGTTGATCGAGTCGGGCTACTCCAGCCAACAGGCGATGATGGTGCTCATTCCCGAAGCCTATCGCCACCAGCCGGAACTGCAGGATCACCCAGAAGTGGTGGACTTCTACGAATTCTTTGCTGGGCTACAAGAACCTTGGGATGGCCCTGCGATGGTGGTGTTTTGCGATGGCAAGACGATTGGGGCCACCTTGGATCGCAATGGGTTGCGCCCAGCCCGCTATGCCCTCAGCCGGGATGGGATCCTGGCGGTGGGCTCAGAAGCTGGGGTTGTGGATTTGCCGGAGGCCGAGATCCTAGAAAAAGGGCGGCTAGGCCCGGGGCAAATGCTGACGGTGGATCTGCAGAGCGGGCAAATTTGCAAAAACTGGGACATCAAAACCCAGGTGGCCGCCCAGCATCCCTACGGCGACTGGCTCAAGGCCCACCGCGTTACCCTCGATGCCCAAGACTTTGAAACCACTCCTTGCCTTTCAGAAGAACAACTGCTCCAAGCCCAAACTGCTTTTGGCTACTCCCTCGAAGATGTGGAGATGATCATCGAAGAGATGGCGGCCACAGGCAAGGAGCCCACCTTCAGCATGGGGGATGATGCGCCACTGGCGGTGCTCTCCACTCAACCGCATCCCCTCTATGACTACTTCAAACAGCGCTTTGCCCAGGTCACCAACCCGGCGATTGACCCGCTGCGGGAAAGCTTGGTGATGTCGCTGGATGTCTATCTGGGATCCAAGGGCAACCTTCTGGAGATCCGCCCAGAACATGCCCGCTTGCTGCAGTTGCGTAGCCCGGTGCTGAACGAGGCAGAACTGGAAGCTCTCCAGCACACCCCTTTCCCCTGTCAAACCCTAGCCATCCTCTACCCAGTGGCCGATGGCCCGCAAGGATTAAAAACTCGCCTCGGATCCCTGTGTGAGCAAGCTGTGGCAGCCGTTCAGTCCGGGGCAGAAATTTTGATTCTCTCCGACCGGGGCTTGAGTGCCGAACAGGCTCTGGTTCCACCTTTGTTGGCGGTGGGAGCGATCCACCATCATCTCATTGAACGGGGATTGCGCCTAAAAACCTCGCTGGTGGTGGACACTGCCCAATGCTGGAGTACCCATCACTTTGCCTGTTTGATTGGCTATGGAGCCAGTGCCATTTGTCCCTATTTGGCTTATGAGTCAGTGCGGCAGTGGTGGCACAAACCCAAAACCCAAACCCAGATGGGATCCGGCAAATTGCCTCAGCTTTCCCTAGCGGAGGTACAACTGAAGTACCGAGCCGGGATCGAGGCGGGGTTACTGAAGATCCTCTCCAAAATGGGCATTTCGCTGCTGTCCAGCTACCACGGGGCCCAGATCTTTGAAGCGATTGGCCTCAGTCCAGAGGTGATTGATATTGCCTTCCGAGGTACTGTGTCGCGGGTGGGGGGCATGACTCTAGCGGATCTGGCCCGGGAAGGCATGCTCAACCATCAGCGGGCCTTCCCAGAGTTGAGCGTGAAAAAGCTGGAAAACTTTGGCTTTATCCAAGCGCGGCCCAAAGGGGAATACCACATCAATAGCCCGGAAATGGCGAAGCTACTACACAAAGCGATTGAATCGGGTCAGCCTTCCCATTACGAAACCTACAGAGCGCACCTGCGGAGCCGCACGCCCACGGCTCTACGGGATCTGTTGGAGTTTAACCCTGATCGGGATCCCATTCCTTTGCAGGAGGTAGAACCGGCTTCTGAAATTTTCAAACGCTTTGCCACAGGGGGCATGTCTTTGGGCGCCCTTAGCCGCGAGGCCCACGAAACCCTGGCCATTGCCATGAACCGCATTGGCGGCAAATCCAACTCTGGCGAGGGCGGCGAGGATCCGGAGCGGTATCTCATGATCACCGATGTTACCGCTGACGGCACCTCCCTGCGTTTTCCCCATTTGAAGGGCTTGAAGGTGGGGGACAACGCTAGCTCAGCCATTAAACAGGTGGCCTCAGGGCGTTTTGGCGTTACCCCCGAGTACCTGATCAACGCCCAGCAAATTGAAATCAAAGTGGCTCAGGGAGCCAAGCCAGGGGAAGGGGGACAACTGCCGGGCAAAAAGGTCAGCCCCTACATTGCCAAGCTGCGCCGCTCCAAACCGGGGGTGACCTTGATCTCGCCGCCGCCCCACCACGATATTTACTCGATTGAGGATCTGGCCCAACTGATTTTTGATCTACACCAGGTGAACCCTGAGGCCAAGGTTTCGGTGAAGCTGGTCTCGGAAATTGGCATCGGTACGGTAGCGGCTGGGGTAGCCAAAGCCAACGCCGATATCATCCAAATCTCTGGGCATGAAGGGGGGACGGGCGCTTCACCCTTGAGTTCTATCAAGCATGCCGGGGTGCCCTGGGAGCTGGGTCTGGCAGAGGTACACAGTGCTCTCCTGGAAAATGGCCTGCGGGATCGCTCGATTTTGCGGGTGGATGGTGGCATTCGCACCGGCTGGGAAGTGGTGATGGCGGCCATGCTGGGGGCGGAAGAGTTTGGCTTTGGCACAGTAGCCATGATCGCCGAGGGTTGCATTATGGCGCGAGTCTGCCACACCAACAATTGTCCCGTCGGGGTAACCAGCCAGAAGGAAGAGTTGCGCAAACGCTTCCCGGGCACACCCGATCATGTGGTGACCTTCTTTTCGTTTGTGGCTGATGAGGTGCGCCAAATTCTCGCCCAACTGGGCTACCGCTCCTTGAAAGAGGTGATCGGGCGGGTGGATCTGCTCTGCCCGCGGGCCGATGCAGTTCTGGAGAAAACCCAATCCCTGAACTTGGATGGTTTGCTCGAGATCCCTGCCACCGATGCAAGAACCCTGCCGGATTGGTTGGACCATGAGCCAGTTCATTCCAACGGCCCGGTGCTGGATGATGAGATCCTGGCAAAGCCAGAGATCCAAAAGGCGTTACAGACCTGTGGTACCGCCACGCTGGAAACCCCCATCCGGAACACAGATCGCTGCGTGGGCGGACGGATTGCCGGAGCTATAGCCCGCTTGCATGGGGATACAGGCTTTGCTCAACAGGGAGGACAGTTAGACCTGCGCTTTGTCGGCAGCGCCGGGCAGAGCTTTGGGGCATTTACGCTAGCGGGCATACGTTTGACTCTGATAGGAGAAGCCAACGATTATGTGGGCAAGAGCATGTGTGGTGGGGAGATCATCCTGCTGGCCCCCAGCGACGCGCAACGGGATCCCTCAGAAAACGTGATTTTGGGCAATACCTGTCTGTACGGGGCAACAGGAGGCTACCTGTTTGCCAACGGACAGGCGGGGGAACGCTTTGGGGTGCGCAACTCTGGGGCACAGGCGGTGATTGAGGGATCCGGCGATCATTGCTGTGAGTACATGACCGGTGGCGTGGTGGTGGTGCTAGGCCGTGTTGGTCGTAACCTGGGGGCCGGCATGACGGGGGGCTTAGCCTATGTGCTAGACGAACAGGGCAACTTCCCGGCCAAGGTGAATGGCGAGATTGTGCGGATCCAGCGGGTGCAGACTGCGGCGGCAGAGGCCCAACTGAAGGGGCTTATTCAAGAGCACTATCGCTTCACCCATTCCCCGAAAGCGGAGCGGATCCTGCAGGACTGGGAAAGCTATCTACCTCAGTTCTGGCAAGTGGTTCCACCTTCTGAAGAGGGTACTGAATTAACGGATCTGACCCAGGCCAAGACAACGGTTGTGTCCTCTTAA
- a CDS encoding LLM class flavin-dependent oxidoreductase — protein MKIGLFHQMWAHAALSDAEFFAQAITDVRWADELGFDSFWMGEHHLVRNTPFYGRVPIPELMVARLAGETRQIKLGTGVKILTVADPMRFAESITTLDLLTQGRVVFGVGQGSGGDIQQAGFAGIDKRAQFRANLMQVIEYLNTGPDADKPCLTPPPSPGLVDKLWVASRDTETVSLIAQQGLNLLVGQAEAPVKQAEYVRHYRQQGSHGKVCGCRLVHVAETDAEALRQVEAGATLYFNLYSKGVYYQEAIAEGRIPATPPESLPDMLDRLDYLVGSPQTVAQKLQSYCDTVGLDLLNVMVHIPGLAEEDVRRSMQLVIQEVAPQLRPTLQLVA, from the coding sequence ATGAAGATCGGACTCTTTCACCAGATGTGGGCTCATGCCGCCCTTTCCGATGCGGAATTCTTCGCGCAAGCCATTACCGATGTGCGTTGGGCGGATGAGCTAGGGTTCGATTCCTTCTGGATGGGGGAACACCATTTGGTGCGCAACACCCCTTTCTACGGTCGGGTGCCGATCCCAGAATTGATGGTAGCGCGGCTAGCGGGAGAAACCCGTCAGATCAAGTTGGGCACCGGGGTGAAAATCCTAACGGTGGCCGATCCAATGCGCTTTGCCGAATCGATTACCACCCTCGATCTCCTCACCCAAGGTCGTGTGGTGTTTGGGGTAGGCCAAGGCAGCGGCGGTGACATTCAACAGGCGGGCTTTGCGGGCATCGACAAACGGGCCCAGTTCCGCGCCAACCTGATGCAGGTGATCGAGTACCTGAATACCGGCCCTGATGCGGACAAGCCCTGCCTCACACCTCCTCCGAGCCCCGGACTGGTGGATAAACTTTGGGTTGCCTCCCGTGATACCGAAACCGTCAGCCTGATCGCTCAGCAAGGGCTGAATCTACTGGTGGGACAGGCGGAGGCTCCCGTCAAACAAGCAGAATACGTGCGGCACTATCGCCAACAGGGATCCCACGGCAAAGTGTGTGGCTGCCGATTGGTGCATGTGGCGGAAACTGATGCCGAAGCCCTACGCCAGGTAGAAGCGGGGGCAACTTTGTACTTCAACCTCTACTCCAAAGGGGTCTATTACCAAGAGGCCATCGCCGAAGGTCGGATCCCGGCTACCCCTCCCGAGAGCCTGCCGGATATGTTGGATCGCCTGGATTATTTGGTGGGATCCCCGCAAACCGTGGCCCAAAAATTGCAAAGCTACTGCGATACTGTCGGGTTGGATTTGTTAAATGTGATGGTGCATATCCCTGGTTTGGCTGAGGAAGATGTGCGTCGTTCCATGCAGTTGGTGATTCAGGAGGTCGCCCCGCAATTGCGCCCAACCCTGCAACTGGTGGCCTAA
- a CDS encoding DUF2232 domain-containing protein produces MTLPSPPSVQDDFPPLPPPPPRSPALKVVETAFLASTSALIWILSYTPLAPFMRLFFPIPVALAVMRWDPRTGAMALVVSSLLLTVLMGPTRSVLYVIPYGILGYWCARLWQRRLSWYVSVLSGALISAFGLIFQLLLSSLLVGENLWTYVTIQLTSLTNWLLDVSLSWLGVYWVAEPWMIQVVVVGFIGFNSLIYVFTVHLVAALVMEHFRCPLPPPPKWVQFLLD; encoded by the coding sequence GTGACCCTGCCCTCTCCGCCTTCTGTGCAGGATGACTTTCCTCCCCTGCCCCCTCCTCCCCCCCGTTCTCCAGCCTTAAAGGTGGTAGAAACGGCCTTTTTGGCCAGTACCTCCGCCTTGATCTGGATCTTGAGCTACACGCCGCTGGCCCCGTTTATGCGCCTGTTTTTTCCGATTCCGGTGGCGCTGGCGGTGATGCGCTGGGATCCCCGTACAGGGGCGATGGCCTTGGTGGTGTCCAGCCTGTTGCTGACGGTGTTGATGGGGCCGACCCGCAGCGTTCTCTACGTCATCCCCTATGGCATTCTGGGGTACTGGTGTGCCCGGCTTTGGCAACGGCGCCTTTCTTGGTATGTCTCGGTGTTGAGCGGGGCCTTGATCAGCGCTTTTGGCCTCATCTTTCAGCTCTTGCTCTCGTCGTTGCTGGTGGGAGAAAACCTCTGGACTTATGTGACGATTCAGTTGACCAGTCTGACCAACTGGCTGCTGGATGTGTCCCTGAGCTGGCTGGGGGTGTACTGGGTGGCGGAGCCCTGGATGATCCAGGTGGTGGTGGTGGGGTTTATCGGCTTTAACTCACTCATTTATGTGTTCACGGTGCATTTGGTCGCGGCGCTCGTGATGGAGCATTTTCGTTGTCCGTTGCCACCTCCCCCCAAGTGGGTGCAGTTTTTGCTGGATTAG
- a CDS encoding pyridoxal phosphate-dependent aminotransferase: MVSAAGLSQRVAHLSPSATLSISAVAKAMQAEGLDVCSLSAGEPDFETPEHIRAAAVRALEEGKTRYGPAAGIPALRQAVADKLQQENGLNFSRDQILISNGGKQTLFNLAMVLLDPGDEVILPVPYWVSYPEIVTLAGAKVVRVPTEEAQGFKLTAAQLRQALTPHTKVLILNSPANPTGAVYHRHELEALAEVILSVPDLYVICDEIYEKLVYGEAHHISLGSLSPEVFQRTILSSGFAKAYAMTGWRIGYLAGPKPIVDAAINLQSHSTSNVCTFAQYGALEALTSPLSAASIEKMRQEFSQRRDLMVQGIRALPGVTCPQPEGAFYVFFNIRQTGLSSVEFCQRLLKEQQVAAVPGVAFGADHCIRLSYATDRATIEKGLHRLHQFVCSL; this comes from the coding sequence ATGGTGTCTGCTGCCGGCTTGTCCCAACGGGTTGCTCATCTATCCCCTTCCGCCACTTTATCGATTTCTGCTGTGGCAAAAGCCATGCAGGCGGAGGGGTTGGATGTCTGTAGTTTGAGTGCGGGTGAGCCAGATTTTGAGACACCTGAGCACATTCGGGCGGCTGCCGTTCGTGCTTTGGAGGAGGGGAAAACCCGCTATGGCCCTGCTGCCGGGATCCCTGCCCTGCGCCAAGCAGTTGCCGACAAACTGCAACAGGAAAACGGCCTTAACTTCAGCCGCGACCAGATCCTGATCAGCAATGGGGGCAAACAAACCCTGTTTAACCTGGCGATGGTGTTGTTGGATCCCGGTGATGAGGTGATCCTGCCGGTGCCCTACTGGGTAAGCTATCCCGAAATCGTCACCTTGGCGGGGGCCAAAGTCGTTCGCGTGCCCACAGAGGAAGCCCAAGGGTTCAAGCTCACCGCTGCACAACTCCGCCAAGCCCTGACTCCCCACACCAAGGTGTTGATTCTCAACTCTCCAGCTAACCCGACAGGAGCGGTTTACCATCGTCACGAGCTAGAAGCCCTGGCCGAGGTGATCCTCTCGGTACCGGATCTCTATGTAATCTGCGATGAGATCTACGAAAAACTGGTTTATGGAGAAGCCCACCACATCAGTTTGGGATCCCTCTCCCCAGAGGTATTCCAGCGCACGATCCTCAGCAGCGGGTTTGCCAAAGCCTATGCCATGACCGGCTGGCGAATTGGCTACCTAGCAGGCCCAAAGCCAATTGTCGATGCGGCCATCAACTTGCAAAGCCACAGCACCTCCAATGTCTGTACCTTCGCCCAATATGGAGCGTTAGAAGCTCTGACCAGCCCTTTGTCTGCAGCTTCGATTGAAAAAATGCGCCAGGAATTCTCCCAGCGGCGGGATCTGATGGTGCAAGGGATCCGGGCTTTGCCAGGGGTGACCTGCCCGCAACCGGAGGGAGCCTTTTATGTGTTCTTCAATATCCGGCAGACGGGGTTAAGTTCTGTGGAGTTTTGTCAGCGCCTCCTCAAGGAGCAGCAGGTGGCCGCCGTACCCGGAGTAGCCTTTGGAGCCGATCACTGCATCCGGCTGTCCTATGCGACCGACCGCGCCACCATCGAAAAAGGCTTGCACCGACTGCACCAGTTTGTCTGTTCCCTCTGA
- a CDS encoding ParA family protein encodes MSSRTALVVTVACLSGGSGKTTAALNLATMLADHGKTLAIDFDPQGNLSQWMGWTDLSESATIAETILPGADRVHISEIIRLPLNEDRQERLWLAPSDYSLSRAMDAIVMEPGRELFLKRALRPILSDYDFLVIDSPPSKGLLTYNSILSADLLVVPTECTQKGVMGALSTLVLLKELEELDFHVPKFLGVLPTREQWVGNNRTKMSRAAVEALTDMMQGIPVFTPVRQSTVVQQTNSMGWSLAESGEELLAQPYREVIEAVLRAR; translated from the coding sequence ATGTCTAGCAGAACGGCGCTTGTCGTCACCGTTGCCTGTTTGAGTGGGGGATCCGGCAAAACCACAGCCGCCCTCAACTTGGCCACCATGCTGGCGGACCATGGCAAAACCTTGGCCATCGATTTCGACCCGCAGGGCAACTTAAGCCAGTGGATGGGCTGGACGGATCTATCGGAGTCGGCCACGATTGCGGAGACCATTCTACCAGGGGCGGATCGGGTTCACATCAGCGAGATTATTCGCCTCCCCTTAAATGAGGATCGCCAAGAACGGCTCTGGCTGGCCCCCAGCGATTACAGCCTGTCGCGGGCCATGGATGCGATCGTCATGGAACCGGGGCGGGAGTTGTTTTTGAAGCGGGCTTTGCGACCGATTTTGTCAGACTATGACTTTTTGGTTATCGACAGTCCCCCCTCCAAGGGCTTGCTCACCTACAACAGCATTCTCAGTGCCGATCTCTTGGTGGTGCCGACGGAATGTACCCAGAAGGGGGTGATGGGGGCCTTGAGTACCCTGGTGCTGCTGAAGGAATTGGAAGAGCTAGATTTTCATGTACCGAAGTTTTTGGGGGTGCTCCCCACACGGGAACAATGGGTGGGCAACAATCGCACCAAAATGTCCCGGGCGGCGGTGGAAGCCCTCACAGACATGATGCAAGGGATCCCGGTTTTTACCCCGGTACGGCAAAGTACAGTGGTGCAACAAACCAACAGCATGGGCTGGTCATTGGCGGAGTCGGGAGAAGAGCTCTTGGCCCAACCCTATCGCGAGGTCATCGAGGCTGTATTGAGGGCGCGCTGA